Within Aneurinibacillus sp. REN35, the genomic segment CCATGTACCCAGGCCGCCAATGCCTGAACCGATGTATACACCTGTAGCTTCCGCATTCTCCGGTGTAATCTCTAGCTTGGCATTCTCTACAGCCATTTTTGCCGCCGCAATCGCAAACTGCACAAAACGATCCGTACGCTTAATTTCTTTCTTCTCCATGTAATCCTCTGGGTTGAAGCCTTTTACTTCCGCTGCAATCTTCGTTGGATACGCTTCCGTATCAAATGCTGTAATATAATCAACACCGGACTTGCCTGTAAGCAGACCATCCCAGAAAAGCTTTGCATCATTGCCAAGCGGTGTGATCGCTCCCACACCTGTTACAACTACGCGATTTTTCATCGTTTCACCTCGAGATAGAATAACGGTTCTTATGTGATGCGAAACAGTACAACAACCCACAATGAGGAGAAAGTCCCGCATACATATACGGGACTTTTCCTGAAGCTGCGCATGTTTATTACTTGTGGGCTTCTATGTATTTGATTACATCACCCACAGTCGTGATTTTCTCTGCATCTTCGTCAGAAATTTCAAGATCGAACTCATCTTCGAGCTCCATCACCAATTCTACGACATCAAGAGAGTCTGCGCCAAGATCGTCTTTGAAAGAAGCTTCTTCTTTGATCTCAGATTCGTCAACGCCGAGGCGATCCACGATAATTTTCTTTACACGGTCGAATGTCTCTGCCACTGCCTTCACCTCCTCTCAAGCGGTAATCATCTGTCTATTATACTTTGTCTTACATATACATGCCACCGTCAACATGAAAAACTTGACCCGTAATATAACTCGCTTTTTCTGAAGCGACAAACGAGACGATATCAGCAATATCCTGCGGTTTTCCGAGGCGTCCAAGCGGTATTTGAGAGAGCAGGGATTCCTTCGTATCATCTCCAAGAATAGATGTCATATCCGTTTCAATGAATCCTGGAGCTACCGCATTTATGGTAATACCGCGGCTCGCTAACTCGCGAGCCACCGACTTGGTCATCCCGATAACTCCTGCTTTTGCGGCTACGTAATTCGCCTGACCTGGATTTCCCATTACACCTACTACAGAAGAAATATTGATAATGCGCCCACCGCGTGCTTTCATCATCGGGCGTGTTACTGCTTTTGTACAGTTAAATACGCCCTTCAGGTTGATTGCGATTACATCATCAAACTCTTCTTCCTTCATGCGCATCAACAGGTTATCGCGGGTAATACCGGCATTATTGACGAGGATATCAAGCTTACCCAGCTCATCAATGGTTTGTTTGACCATAGCTTCCGCTTCACCCGCATTTGCCACATTTGCCTGTACAACGATGGCACGGCGGCCAAGCTTTACAATTTCGTCTGCTACTTCTCGTGCAGCAGCCTCACTTCCGGCATAATTAACCGCCACATCCGCTCCCTGGCTGGCCAGCTCAAGCGCAATCGCGCGACCAATTCCACGGGACGCACCTGTGACAAGTGCTACTTTTCCTTCTAGCATACCCTCTCCCCCTTATTCCTGCTCCGCAAGCTGCTCCATTGCTTTTTCAAGCGTCGGTATATCTTGAATGGCAATCGTTTTAACTTTTCGATCAAGCTTTTTTACCAGACCAGATAAAACCGTTCCCGGGCCGATTTCAATAAACAGGTCTACACCGGCTTCTAGCATGAAGCGAACGCTGTCCTCCCAAAGAACAGGCGATGCGACTTGTTGAATTAATGCTTCTTTCATATCTTCCTTGGCTTGGACAGTGTGTGCCGATACGTTCGCTACAACCGCTATCTGAGCATCCTGAATTTCATAGCTGGCAAGCGTATTAGACAGCTTCTTCGCTGCTGGCTCCATCAACATTGAATGGAACGGACCGCTTACATTGAGTGGAATGACCCGTTTTGCACCGCCGGCCTTCGCCTCATCTCCCGCCTGTGCAACGCCTTGTGCACTGCCAGAGATAACGATTTGACCAGGACTATTCAAGTTGGCAAGCTGTACCGGGTTTCCTGCCTCTGTAACCTTGCGACATACCTCAGCAAGCGCTTCCCGATCCATCCCCATAACAGCCGACATTGCACCCTGTCCTGCCGGTACCGCCTCTTCCATATACTCACCGCGCGCACGCACAATTTGTACCGCGTCTGCAAATGAAAGGGCTTCAGCAGCTACCAGTGCTGAATATTCACCTAGACTGTGGCCTGCCACGTAGTCTGGCGTCACATTTAGCTTTTCTTTTACCACAGCAAGCACGGCTGTACTCGCTGTCAGAATCGCCGGTTGTGTGTTGGCTGTTAAGCGAAGATCGTCCTCCGGCCCCTTGAAACATAAGGCAGAGAGTGAAAATCCAAGTGCCTGATCCGCTTGATCGAACACGGCTTTTGCCGCCGCTTCTTTTTCATACAAGTCGGCCCCCATGCCGACATATTGTGATCCCTGTCCGGGAAAAATGAACGCAACCTTGCCCATTATTTCCCCTCCTTTTTCTCCTTGGTCGACCATTTAATTACCGATGCGCCCCACGTTAGACCGCCGCCGAATCCGACAAGTACAAGAGTATCGCCTTCTTTAATTCGACCTTCGCTGACAGCCTCATCAAGTGCAACGGGAATGGACGCCGATGACATATTGCCATAACGGTTTAAATTCACTACCACTTTATCGTACGCCAATCCAAGGCGTTTTACGGCTGAATCAATAATGCGCAGATTCGCTTGATGGGGAACAAGAAAGTCTACATCTTCTTTTGTAATCCCCGCTTGTTCTAGTGCCTGGTCCGAAGCTGTATTCATCGCGCGTACCGCGAATTTAAACACCTCGCCACCCGCCATGTGTATGTAATTCTCCTTACGTCCCGGTTCAATCTTCGGTACAGGAATTCTAGAGCCGCCCGCTTCAAGTTTAAGCAATTCTGCACCGCCACCATCCGCACCAAGCTCAAAGGAGAGAAAGCCCATCCCATCTTCTACCGGGCCAATGACCGCAGCTCCCGCCCCGTCACCGAACAATACGCATGTACTGCGGTCAGACCAATCTACGATCTTAGAGAGTGACTCGACTCCAACCACCACTACATACCGATACATGCCGCTTGCAACAAACTGCGCAGCCACCGATGTTCCATATAAAAAACCAGAGCAAGCAGCCGATAAATCAAAAGCAGCTGCACGTTTTGCCCCTAGCTTCTCCTGGACAAGACAGGCGGTAGATGGGAAAAACATATCCGGTGTTACCGTAGCAACGATAATCAAATCCACCTGTTCGGCTGAAATACCGGCTTTATCAAGCGCCTGCTGTGCAGCGGCTGTTGCCATATCGGAAGAGGTTTCATTGTCTCTTGCGATTCTTCGTTCTTTGATGCCCGTACGTGTAACAATCCATTCGTCCGTCGTCTCGACTATCTTCTCTAAATCGGCGTTCGTAAGCACCTTTTCAGGCAAATAGCGTCCAGTCGCTAGAATGCCAACAGCCCGGTCCATCTTAAACATGGTAATCCCCGCTTTCCCCTTGAATTTCTCTTGCAATAAGGCTGTTTACGTCGTGTTCGACAAACTTTCTTGCTTGTTTAATGGCAGTGTAAATCGCACGGGGATTAGAAGAACCATGCGCTTTGATACATGTTCCTTGCACGCCCATCAGTAACGCACCGCCATATTCCGCATAATCCATCTGCATTTTAACTCTTTTAAGACCAGGACGCAGCATCATGGCTCCCAATTGGCCTGTGATCGTGCGCGTAAACTCTTCCTTCATTACTGACATTAACGTCTTAGCCATGCCTTCCATTGTCTTCAATAGAATGTTGCCGGAAAACCCGTCACACACTACAATATCGCAGATGTGTTCCATAATATCCCGCGCCTCTACGTTGCCAACAAAGTTCAGTGAGCTCTCTTTTAAGAGTCCGTAGGCTTCTTTCGTTAAATCGTTTCCTTTTCTCGCTTCTGTACCAACATTCAACAAACCGATGCGAGGCTTCTCAACCCCCATTACCTTCTCCGCATAGATGCTGCCCATAATCGCATATTGCAGCAAATGCTTCGGGTGCGCATCCATATTCGCTCCGGCATCAAGAATCATCACGCCGGAGGAATCAATTGTCGGTACAGTCGGGCTAAGCGCCGGACGATCGATGCCTTTAATGCGGCCGGTAATCAACAGCGCCGATGTCATAAAGGCGCCTGTGTTCCCGGCAGAAATAATCGCATCGGCTTCTTTATTCTGCACCATCGTTACGCCTACTACCATCGAAGAGTCCCGCTTACGGCGCACCGCTCTCACCGGTTCTTCATCGGCTTCGATCTTCTCTGCTGCATGTCTAATCTCAATATTATTCGGAGCCTGTGCAAGCAACGGTGTCAGCTTCGCTTCGTCACCAACAAGCACAAGGCGAATATCCGGCATCGCACGTGCTGCTTCTATGGCTCCTTCTACATTCGAGGCGGGAGCAAAATCTCCCCCCATCGCATCTATTGCAATAATCATACTTCCTCCTGTTTGCGGCCGGTCTGCGCGTCAAAGTCTCTCATGCGGAATACCCTGAATGTGCCGCTGAATACAAGCTCATCCTTCACGCGGGTCTCCACTCGTACTTTGCTCTGATCACCTTCTGTCTCACGTACGGCTGCTTTCGCTACCAGCTTCTCGCCGAGGCGAACAGGGCGTACATACCGGATTCGCGCCGCGGCCGTCAGCACGACATCCGCGTCAATGACTGCAACAGCCAGCGAATTGGCCTGGGCGAATATATGATGCCCGCGGGCAATCTGCGTTCGGGAAAAAATGTGTTCCTCGGTAATCTCAAGTAAAGAAATTCCCGAATAGTCTAATTCGATATCAAGCAATTCCCCAACCATCTCTTCGAGCGGAAGGGATTTCACTTCATCCAATGACTTCTTCGCCATATTCTTGATTCGCTCGCGGACCTCCGGAATTCCGAGTTCCATCCGGTCAAGGCGAATGGTCTGGATGCTGACCCCAAAATGTGCGGCAATCTCTTCGTCCGTATAGAACGGGCTTACCACAAGCAAGCTATGCAATGCTTCCTGGCGATCTTTTTTCGCGAGGCGGGCCATCCTCCTTCACCACCTATAGTCTCTCCGCATACTCAGCCGTTCTTATTACCAGCTACTAATAGCAGTATATAAAAAAAAAATCAAAATAACAACGTTCTTTTCTTTATTTTTGTCATTTATTTTCGCCTAAGAAAAATAAACTCCTGCTCACGCAGAAAACTAGTCAACATTCGATTAGATTAGACAGAAAAAGCGCTTTCCCTTAGCACATACACTGTGTAAATATACAGGTATTTTTCTTTTTTAAAACGCAAAAAGAGACGGAATGGATATCGCCATTCCGTCTCCTGGTGCTTGAGATTACGCGTTATTTACAACCTGGTTTCCTTTGTATGAGCCGCAGCTTTTGCATACGCGGTGAGCCAGCTTCATTTCGCCACACTCAGGGCATTTTACCATGCCCGGCACTTCCAGTTTGAAGTGAGTACGACGCTTATTTTTACGAGTTTTCGACGTCCGTCTTTGAGGTACTGCCATCTATCCCACCCCCTTCACAAGATTACAATCAAAGCATCTATTTGATGGGACAAGTTATCCATCAAAACACAACAATCATCATACCTGATTTTCAAACAAATGAAAAGCTTTTATTTGTCTTGCTTTCCAAAAAGTTCACCTAGCACGGCCAGTCTTGGATCAATGCGTTCTACAACACAACCGCAGTTTTTCTCATTGCGATTCGTTCCGCATTCCGGACATAGCCCCTTACACTCTTCACTGCATACAACCGTATGCGGAATTGACAGCAATACAGCCGCTTCTAGGTACGGTATCACATCAATCTCATCATCTTCAAGCGGATGAATTTCCATCTCTTCGTCCACTTCGAACTCGATCTGATTCTCATCCATAAACGTTTCCTTGATTGCCACATTATAATGATACGGAAACTTTACCAGACAGCGAGCACATTCCATCGTCAATTCACCGGTAACACGACCTTCGACAATGAATAGACCAGATGTCGCATAGGCCTCTCCAATAAAATGAGCCGGCTTCACTTCAGCGATTTGCTGATGCTTCCGCTTAAGGTTCAATTCTACAGCTTCATCAATTGGGAACTTGCCGCCCCGTAGTTGAAGCAGCTGGTTTTTTTTCAATTTCATAATGATGCCACCTCATTTCAAGCAACAAAAATTATTATACGTTTCCTAAAGCAATATGTCAAGGGAAGAATCTTGACACCTTATTCAGTCTGACGATGTGTCATCCGCTTCCTTCCTCCGTTCCCTGCATGGTATCATGGAAAAAACATGATCAAAGGAAGAAAACAATGAAAACAACCGGCATTGTTGTGGAATATAACCCTCTACATAACGGACACGCGTATCATATAGCGGAGTCCAAAAACAAAACAGGCGCAGATACCGTTATCGCAATAATGAGCGGTAACTTCTTGCAGCGAGGCGAACCGGCCATCGTGACTAAGTGGGCGCGTACCGAGATGGCACTGCGTGCAGGCGTCGATCTTGTGCTTGAGCTGCCTTTCGTCTATGCGACACAAAATGCAGAGCAATTTGCCTTTGGAGCGATTGCTACGCTGCATGCCACCGGCGTAGTGGATGAGGTGTGCTTCGGCTCCGAAAGCGGAGACATTACCTGGTTGGATAAATTGGCCGCGCTGCTTGTCAAAGAGCCCGTCTCCTTTAAAGAAGTGCTGCAGAGCGGACTGGCTCAGGGTCTTAGCTACCCGTCCGCCTATGGACGCGCTCTTACCTCCCTATTACCCGAAATAGCAACGGATACGCCGTTCGATCAGACTCAGCAACCCAATAACATTCTTGGCTTACATTACTGTCTTGCACTTCATCGCCTGCAAAGTCCCATGAAGCCGGCTACCATCAAGCGCCAAAAAGCCGGCTATCACCAAGAACATGTTACAGACCAGCATATTGCCAGCGCTACCGCTCTGCGCAAAATCATTCGTGAACAAAGCAGTGTGCATTTCTCTTCCATTGAGGCCTATGTGCCGCAAAGTACGCTTGATGTTCTGCATACAGAGAAAACAGCGGGCCGCTTTCCTATTGATTGGGACTGTTTTTATCCGTATCTTCAACATCAGCTTCTCACACATTGGCCAGAAGAGTTGACACATATCCACGAGATGAACGAAGGGGTAGAGCATCGCATCCTTCAGTCGCTTCCATATGCCGCTTCCTTTCGGGAGCTAATGGAATCTGTAAAAACAAAGCGGTATACCTGGACACGACTTCAACGACTGCTTCTATATAGTATGCTCAATCTGACACGCGGTAAGATGGAGGCGGCCGCACCCAAGCAAGGCCCTGCTTATCTTCGTGTACTCGGCTTTACCTCTGCCGGACAAACGCTGCTCAAACGCATGAAGAAGACAAGCACGCTGCCGGTTATTACCCGTATCGGCAAAGAAAAGCATGCGATGCTTGCGCTTGATGTCCAGGCAAGCACACTATATGCGATGGGAATGGATACGGTTATCCGGCAAAAAGAAATGCAGCGGGAGTACTGGCAAGCCCCGCTGCGTGTTGAACCTGATTAATTGCTCACTGTTTCCCGCCTTTTGGCGGAAGACTTGCTAAGTATTTCATTGCATCGTCAAGGGTGCGCACCGGTACAATCTTCACCTTGGCATTAAGCTTCTCTGCCTCGGCTTTTGCGGCCGCATAGTTAGAGCGCTGTTTGCTTCCTTGTGGAATCGGATTATCGGGGGCGAAGAATATATCCGCTCCCGCCTTGTCCGCAGCGCGCACTTTATGCTCCACACCGCCAATCGGTCCTACCTTGCCTGACGCATTGATCGTTCCCGTGCCTGCAATACGGTACCCTTTCGTCAAATCACCAGGTGTGATCTGATTTAGGATTTCTAAAGTAAACATCAGGCCAGCAGATGGCCCACCAATCTTCTCGGATTTGATCTCCACTTTTCTTGGCAACTCCACCTCCCGTTGTGTAACCGGTCCGTCCGGATTCGGATAAGCAATGCCAATCCCTGCGCGCGCCTCCTTCTCACCCGGTGCTTTTGGAAATGCCTGTAGCTTTATTACCGCACTCTTGCTCTGTCCATCTCGGGTGAATGTAAGCTTGACTGTCTCACCGGCTTTACGTCCCTTTAGCGCTGCTAACAGCTCCGGTGCATTTTTGATTGGCTTATCATCCACTTTTGTAATAACATCACCAATCTTTACGTGCTTCTCTGCCGGCATATTCGGCACGAAGAAAATGACGTTCGCCCCTTTCTCGGTCACTTTCACAGGCAATCCCGCCTGGCGAAAAGCGGCGATCATTGCATTTTCCTGCGAATTCTTCATCTCCTGCAGCTCACGCAGGTTATACTGCTCGTCCGTTTCGTGAGGGCTGTGAACCTTGGCTTCTTCCATCAATTCGGAATACGGATCGGCTTTTGCGTACAAATATCCCAGTACATTAGCCTTCGCCATTCGCACGGTAGTCAGCATCAAAACGCCCTGTTCATCCTTCTGTCCGCCTTCTACCGTCACCATCGGCGCAAGTTCAATGGCCGAGCCCGGCCGTATAATATAATAACTTGTAGGATAAAAAGCTACAGCGAGTACAACAGCCGCCGCCAATACAGCAAAAATAAACGGGGCAAAACGCCCTCTCAAAAAACGCTGGCGCAGACTCATGCGCGGTTCCTCCATTCTTCAATCTTCTCTTGGATATACGGCACCATCACTCGGGCCGCTTTTCTTCCTTCTTCAATAATTTCATCAATGTTTGTAAATGATGTTGAACTAAACCGCCCGACATCGGGCCGAACCATAATATCTGCATGCACCGTCCGGTGAAGAAAAATCTCCCGCTCCATTACATCAATCGTTTGAAAAATAACATCAAAAAATGTCCGGACAGGGCTATTTGAAGGAGCAAGGGATACATCAACCCCGATCGTTAATTCAGATCCCATCGTACGCACCATCTCTATCGGTACGCGATCCACTACACCACCGTCTACAAGTAATCTAGTACCCAATTTATGCGGTACAAAAATCCCTGGAATGGATACACTTGCCCGCACAGCTTCGTATACAGGTCCTTCTGTGAATATAACTCTCTCGCCCGATACAAGATCTGTTGCAACGATCGACAGCGGGCGTTCCAATTCTTCAATGTTCTTCCCTCGGGTCAGTAATTTGACCAGATGACGTAACTTCTCGCCTGTAACAAACCCCATACCCGGCACACAAAAATCCAGCCAATGCTTGCGCTTTAGATGAACCGCAAGCTTCTCCATCATCTGCGGGGTAAATCCGGAAGCATATAACGATGCTACGAGACTGCCCATGCTGCTGCCTGATAAATACACCGGAACAATCCCATGTTCCTCAAGAACTTCAAGTACACCAATATGTGCGAAGCCGCGCGCGCCGCCCGCCCCTAAAGCCAAACCTATGGCTGGCATATTGCTCCCTCCAATTTTTCTTACTTGCACAAGACCTGTATCGCATGGTCTATTTTTCTTTCGTGTTCCGTACATATAACAATAGGTCTGTCCTGCACGATCAGCAGCCCTTCATACGAGAATAAGGAGAAATGTCCATGCGTTCCCTAAAACCATATGTTACGACCGCTCTCTTTGGTATATGCTCATTCATTTTAGCAGCAAGCCTGCTTGCGTTTCCTGAAACATCCTTTCTAGCTGCTCTGCGCGGGTTAAAAATCTGGTGGGACGTCGTATTTCCCGCACTACTTCCGTTTTTTATTACATCAGAAATTCTACTCGGCTTAGGGTTAGCCCATTTTATGGGAGTGCTGCTTGAACCGTTTATGCGTCCGGTTTTTAATGTTCCGGGACACGGTTCCTTTGTTTGGACAATGGGATTCTCCTCCGGCTATCCAATCGCAGCCAAACTCACTGTTCGGCTGCGTGAACAAAATCTCATCTCACGCGCCGAAGGAGAACGTCTTGTATCTTATACTACGACGGCGGACCCTGTCTTTATTACCGGCGCTGTTGCGATCGGATTCTTTCATAGCGCAAAGGTTGGGCTCGTTCTTCTTATTGCCCACTATGTGACCGCTGTGCTTGTAGGATTGATTATGGCGCGGCATGATCGAAGAGGAGCACGCACCCCTTATAAGCCAGATACATCAAAACCGGTATTGCTTCGGGCATTAACGGCAATGCATCGAGCACGCCTGCGGGACGGGCGGGCTTTCGGCAAGCTTATGGGTGATGCGGTATCAACCTCGCTGCAAACACAACTGCTTCTTGGCGGCTTTATCCTTTTCTTTTCCGTATTATTAGATTTGTTCGCTAAACTTAAAATCATCGCGCTTCTGTCTGTATTATTGGGTCATGTTCTTGCTTTGTTTGGCTATCCT encodes:
- a CDS encoding acyl carrier protein, with translation MAETFDRVKKIIVDRLGVDESEIKEEASFKDDLGADSLDVVELVMELEDEFDLEISDEDAEKITTVGDVIKYIEAHK
- the fabG gene encoding 3-oxoacyl-[acyl-carrier-protein] reductase translates to MLEGKVALVTGASRGIGRAIALELASQGADVAVNYAGSEAAAREVADEIVKLGRRAIVVQANVANAGEAEAMVKQTIDELGKLDILVNNAGITRDNLLMRMKEEEFDDVIAINLKGVFNCTKAVTRPMMKARGGRIINISSVVGVMGNPGQANYVAAKAGVIGMTKSVARELASRGITINAVAPGFIETDMTSILGDDTKESLLSQIPLGRLGKPQDIADIVSFVASEKASYITGQVFHVDGGMYM
- the fabD gene encoding ACP S-malonyltransferase, which translates into the protein MGKVAFIFPGQGSQYVGMGADLYEKEAAAKAVFDQADQALGFSLSALCFKGPEDDLRLTANTQPAILTASTAVLAVVKEKLNVTPDYVAGHSLGEYSALVAAEALSFADAVQIVRARGEYMEEAVPAGQGAMSAVMGMDREALAEVCRKVTEAGNPVQLANLNSPGQIVISGSAQGVAQAGDEAKAGGAKRVIPLNVSGPFHSMLMEPAAKKLSNTLASYEIQDAQIAVVANVSAHTVQAKEDMKEALIQQVASPVLWEDSVRFMLEAGVDLFIEIGPGTVLSGLVKKLDRKVKTIAIQDIPTLEKAMEQLAEQE
- a CDS encoding beta-ketoacyl-ACP synthase III; protein product: MFKMDRAVGILATGRYLPEKVLTNADLEKIVETTDEWIVTRTGIKERRIARDNETSSDMATAAAQQALDKAGISAEQVDLIIVATVTPDMFFPSTACLVQEKLGAKRAAAFDLSAACSGFLYGTSVAAQFVASGMYRYVVVVGVESLSKIVDWSDRSTCVLFGDGAGAAVIGPVEDGMGFLSFELGADGGGAELLKLEAGGSRIPVPKIEPGRKENYIHMAGGEVFKFAVRAMNTASDQALEQAGITKEDVDFLVPHQANLRIIDSAVKRLGLAYDKVVVNLNRYGNMSSASIPVALDEAVSEGRIKEGDTLVLVGFGGGLTWGASVIKWSTKEKKEGK
- the plsX gene encoding phosphate acyltransferase PlsX, whose product is MIIAIDAMGGDFAPASNVEGAIEAARAMPDIRLVLVGDEAKLTPLLAQAPNNIEIRHAAEKIEADEEPVRAVRRKRDSSMVVGVTMVQNKEADAIISAGNTGAFMTSALLITGRIKGIDRPALSPTVPTIDSSGVMILDAGANMDAHPKHLLQYAIMGSIYAEKVMGVEKPRIGLLNVGTEARKGNDLTKEAYGLLKESSLNFVGNVEARDIMEHICDIVVCDGFSGNILLKTMEGMAKTLMSVMKEEFTRTITGQLGAMMLRPGLKRVKMQMDYAEYGGALLMGVQGTCIKAHGSSNPRAIYTAIKQARKFVEHDVNSLIAREIQGESGDYHV
- the fapR gene encoding transcription factor FapR produces the protein MARLAKKDRQEALHSLLVVSPFYTDEEIAAHFGVSIQTIRLDRMELGIPEVRERIKNMAKKSLDEVKSLPLEEMVGELLDIELDYSGISLLEITEEHIFSRTQIARGHHIFAQANSLAVAVIDADVVLTAAARIRYVRPVRLGEKLVAKAAVRETEGDQSKVRVETRVKDELVFSGTFRVFRMRDFDAQTGRKQEEV
- the rpmF gene encoding 50S ribosomal protein L32 yields the protein MAVPQRRTSKTRKNKRRTHFKLEVPGMVKCPECGEMKLAHRVCKSCGSYKGNQVVNNA
- a CDS encoding YceD family protein; this translates as MKLKKNQLLQLRGGKFPIDEAVELNLKRKHQQIAEVKPAHFIGEAYATSGLFIVEGRVTGELTMECARCLVKFPYHYNVAIKETFMDENQIEFEVDEEMEIHPLEDDEIDVIPYLEAAVLLSIPHTVVCSEECKGLCPECGTNRNEKNCGCVVERIDPRLAVLGELFGKQDK
- a CDS encoding nucleotidyltransferase; this translates as MKTTGIVVEYNPLHNGHAYHIAESKNKTGADTVIAIMSGNFLQRGEPAIVTKWARTEMALRAGVDLVLELPFVYATQNAEQFAFGAIATLHATGVVDEVCFGSESGDITWLDKLAALLVKEPVSFKEVLQSGLAQGLSYPSAYGRALTSLLPEIATDTPFDQTQQPNNILGLHYCLALHRLQSPMKPATIKRQKAGYHQEHVTDQHIASATALRKIIREQSSVHFSSIEAYVPQSTLDVLHTEKTAGRFPIDWDCFYPYLQHQLLTHWPEELTHIHEMNEGVEHRILQSLPYAASFRELMESVKTKRYTWTRLQRLLLYSMLNLTRGKMEAAAPKQGPAYLRVLGFTSAGQTLLKRMKKTSTLPVITRIGKEKHAMLALDVQASTLYAMGMDTVIRQKEMQREYWQAPLRVEPD
- a CDS encoding SepM family pheromone-processing serine protease yields the protein MEEPRMSLRQRFLRGRFAPFIFAVLAAAVVLAVAFYPTSYYIIRPGSAIELAPMVTVEGGQKDEQGVLMLTTVRMAKANVLGYLYAKADPYSELMEEAKVHSPHETDEQYNLRELQEMKNSQENAMIAAFRQAGLPVKVTEKGANVIFFVPNMPAEKHVKIGDVITKVDDKPIKNAPELLAALKGRKAGETVKLTFTRDGQSKSAVIKLQAFPKAPGEKEARAGIGIAYPNPDGPVTQREVELPRKVEIKSEKIGGPSAGLMFTLEILNQITPGDLTKGYRIAGTGTINASGKVGPIGGVEHKVRAADKAGADIFFAPDNPIPQGSKQRSNYAAAKAEAEKLNAKVKIVPVRTLDDAMKYLASLPPKGGKQ
- a CDS encoding patatin-like phospholipase family protein; the protein is MPAIGLALGAGGARGFAHIGVLEVLEEHGIVPVYLSGSSMGSLVASLYASGFTPQMMEKLAVHLKRKHWLDFCVPGMGFVTGEKLRHLVKLLTRGKNIEELERPLSIVATDLVSGERVIFTEGPVYEAVRASVSIPGIFVPHKLGTRLLVDGGVVDRVPIEMVRTMGSELTIGVDVSLAPSNSPVRTFFDVIFQTIDVMEREIFLHRTVHADIMVRPDVGRFSSTSFTNIDEIIEEGRKAARVMVPYIQEKIEEWRNRA
- the ylbJ gene encoding sporulation integral membrane protein YlbJ; this translates as MRSLKPYVTTALFGICSFILAASLLAFPETSFLAALRGLKIWWDVVFPALLPFFITSEILLGLGLAHFMGVLLEPFMRPVFNVPGHGSFVWTMGFSSGYPIAAKLTVRLREQNLISRAEGERLVSYTTTADPVFITGAVAIGFFHSAKVGLVLLIAHYVTAVLVGLIMARHDRRGARTPYKPDTSKPVLLRALTAMHRARLRDGRAFGKLMGDAVSTSLQTQLLLGGFILFFSVLLDLFAKLKIIALLSVLLGHVLALFGYPLEAAQALIYGLFEVTLGAKQTSEIFASLSPAFVMAIASAILAWGGLSVHAQVASMLAETDIRYRPFLIARLCHAALSFLFTYTVGMYIYGRLQQSAQGAMPVWLPSFDPARDSLWTLSPSSFQTQSLLVCLTLLLFTMISVRIGSWLTKK